Proteins encoded within one genomic window of Streptomyces kaniharaensis:
- a CDS encoding type I polyketide synthase — translation MSGQRVAIVGIGLRYPDANSPIELWENVLSGRRAFRRLPDERMNHADYWSPDRAAPDRFYATKAAVLRDFEFDRIAYSVAGSTYRSTDLTHWLALDTAARALADAGFPGGSGLPGQTTGVVVGNSLTGEFSRANIMRLRWPYVRRTVAAALAGKGWSESAAAEFLEELEQAYKAPFPPIDEDSLAGGLANTIAGRICNHFDLRGGGYTVDGACSSSLLSVITAARSLADGDLDVALAGGVDLSIDPFEVIGFAKTGALATGEMKVYDRDSNGFWPGEGSGMLVLMREEDALAASRRIYASIAGWGVSSDGKGGITRPEAGGHRLALARAYRQAGYGVETVSYFEGHGTGTALGDATEIEALSSARRAADPVARPAALGTVKGNFGHTKAAAGVAGLIKAALAVHHQVIPPGTGHHDPHPGLLGDDAALYVPGRAELWPADSPVRAGVSAMGFGGINTHVAVTAAPAAPRRTALDADTGRLVAGRQDAELLLLEARDRDGLRAEAARLLDLVPRLAQAELADLAAGLAAGLADGLTGAPVRAAVVATSPDDAARALERLLGLLASGATRALCSGEGVFLGTGRTEPTIAYLFPGQGSGRGAVGAIRRRFAQADEVYRRAGLPTGADQVDTRVAQPRIVTGSLAALRVLDGLGIRAAAAVGHSLGELTALHWAGALTEDQVLRLATVRGQVMAEVGSGGGAMAGLAATPEDGTRLCAGLDVVIAGYNGPRQTVVSGPAAAVDEVCRRAVAEGVTATRLNVSHAFHSPLVAPAAHAMAERLGEFDFARPVRPVASTVTGALLDPAADLRTLLRDQVARPVRFHEAAAAATADADLVVEVGPGRVLSGLLAEIAPDRPALAVDTDSSSLGPLLRVAAAAFVLGSPVRAAGLFEGRLVRPLPADGAMTFLASPCESAPAIDAARLTPARPAVEAATGTATAPAEAGGESTLDLLRRLAAERVELPLESVTAATHPMDDLHLSSITVGQIVNDVTRALGLPALEATTSFATVGLGELAELIDRLAQTAEDGPAPASEVPGVAPWVRPFAVEHVEAALPARTAAPAAATGSWTVYSTPGHPLAEPLRTALAEAGIGDGVLLCLPAECGAGDTELFLAAGRAAATAPGGTRLVVVQHRLGATGLAKTLHLEHPSVPTTVVELPDPLAPEAVGLVVAEAAATTGFTEVRYGPDGRRTVPVLRPLTPTEAPAGASPLDEADVLLVTGGGKGITAECALAMARDSGAALALIGRADPAEDAELAANLARMTAAGLRLRYERADVTSAAQTAEAVERLEHALGPVTAVLHGAGRNEPAAVTSLTPDDFRRTLAPKTDGLAAVLDAVAPERLKLLITFGSIIGRAGLRGEAHYATANDWMTELTLRFAEKHPQARVLAIEWSVWSGAGMGERLGVVEALMREGITPISTEEGIRVLRELLADPSAGPVLVVSGRAAGLPTLALEQRDLPLARFLERVVTHYPGVELVTEAELSEGSDPYLTDHQLDGDLLFPAVLGMEAMAQAAAAVSGHQGPPMLEAVEFLRPIAVRPGGSTTLRTAALVQDTGTVDVVLRTSDTGFAADHFRARLRYLRPALPDSPRPAALDLPAVPVDPVTELYGSVLFQGKRFQRLLDYRRAGARHAVAEVSTTTPAPWFAAYLPQEQLLADPGTRDTMMHAIQCCVPDATLLPRGIERLHLAERADQDSEFIVLDARERSQDGDTYVYDVDVRTPDGRVVERWEGLALVAVRKRDGAGPWVPAMLGSYLERGLERVLGGSRAVVVEAAGAEADRRARTADAVARALGAPAELRHRPDGRPELDGHTVSAAHSDGLTLAVVGQGRLACDAETVRPRRAEDWAALLGEAQLPVRDLLVAEAGDDPAVAATRVWCALECLRKSAATGQALALDRVDGSGWAVLSAGDAAIATWVTTVTDREDPVVFAFLAGKER, via the coding sequence GCCGGCGGGCCTTCCGGCGGCTGCCCGACGAGCGGATGAACCACGCCGACTACTGGTCGCCCGACCGGGCGGCACCGGACCGGTTCTACGCCACCAAGGCCGCCGTGCTGCGGGACTTCGAGTTCGACAGGATCGCCTACAGCGTGGCCGGAAGCACCTACCGCTCGACCGACCTGACCCACTGGCTGGCGCTCGACACGGCCGCCCGCGCGCTCGCCGACGCCGGATTCCCGGGCGGTTCCGGACTGCCCGGACAAACCACCGGTGTGGTCGTCGGAAACAGCCTCACCGGGGAATTCTCGCGGGCCAACATCATGCGCCTGCGGTGGCCCTACGTGCGCCGGACGGTGGCCGCCGCACTCGCCGGAAAAGGCTGGTCCGAGAGCGCCGCCGCAGAGTTTCTCGAAGAACTCGAACAGGCCTACAAAGCGCCTTTCCCGCCCATCGACGAGGACTCGCTGGCCGGCGGCCTCGCCAACACCATCGCCGGGCGGATCTGCAACCACTTCGACCTCCGCGGCGGCGGATACACCGTGGACGGCGCCTGCTCCTCCTCCCTGCTGTCCGTCATCACCGCCGCCCGCTCCCTCGCCGACGGCGACCTCGACGTCGCCCTCGCCGGAGGCGTCGACCTGTCCATCGACCCGTTCGAGGTGATCGGCTTCGCCAAGACCGGCGCGCTGGCCACCGGCGAGATGAAGGTCTACGACCGCGACTCCAACGGCTTCTGGCCCGGCGAGGGCTCCGGCATGCTCGTGCTCATGCGCGAGGAGGACGCGCTGGCGGCCAGCCGGCGGATCTACGCCAGCATCGCCGGCTGGGGCGTCTCCTCCGACGGCAAGGGCGGGATCACCCGCCCGGAGGCGGGCGGTCACCGCCTCGCCCTGGCCCGCGCCTACCGGCAGGCCGGCTACGGCGTCGAGACCGTCTCCTACTTCGAGGGGCACGGCACCGGCACCGCGCTGGGCGACGCCACCGAGATCGAGGCGCTGTCCTCCGCCCGCCGGGCCGCCGATCCGGTCGCCCGGCCCGCCGCGCTCGGCACCGTCAAGGGCAACTTCGGGCACACCAAGGCCGCGGCGGGCGTCGCCGGCCTGATCAAGGCCGCCCTCGCGGTGCACCATCAGGTGATCCCGCCGGGCACCGGCCACCACGACCCGCACCCCGGTCTGCTCGGCGACGACGCCGCGCTGTACGTGCCCGGCCGGGCCGAACTCTGGCCCGCCGACTCTCCCGTCCGGGCCGGCGTCTCGGCCATGGGCTTCGGCGGCATCAACACCCACGTCGCCGTCACCGCGGCCCCCGCGGCGCCGCGTCGCACCGCCCTCGACGCCGACACCGGACGGCTCGTCGCCGGGCGCCAGGACGCCGAGCTCCTGCTGCTGGAGGCCCGGGACCGCGACGGCCTGCGCGCCGAGGCCGCCCGGCTGCTCGACCTCGTGCCCCGGCTCGCCCAGGCCGAACTGGCCGACCTGGCAGCCGGGTTGGCCGCCGGGTTGGCCGACGGGTTGACCGGGGCGCCGGTCCGCGCGGCTGTCGTCGCGACGTCCCCCGACGACGCCGCCCGCGCCCTGGAACGGCTGCTCGGCCTGCTCGCGTCCGGCGCCACCCGGGCGCTCTGCTCCGGCGAGGGCGTCTTCCTCGGCACCGGCCGCACCGAACCCACGATCGCCTACCTCTTCCCCGGCCAGGGCTCCGGCCGCGGCGCGGTCGGTGCGATCCGCCGCCGCTTCGCCCAGGCCGACGAGGTGTACCGCCGAGCCGGCCTGCCGACGGGGGCCGACCAGGTCGACACCCGCGTCGCCCAGCCGCGCATCGTCACCGGCTCGCTCGCCGCCCTGCGCGTCCTCGACGGGCTCGGCATCCGGGCCGCGGCCGCCGTCGGCCACAGCCTCGGTGAGCTCACCGCGCTGCACTGGGCCGGCGCGCTGACCGAGGACCAGGTGCTGCGCCTGGCCACCGTCCGCGGCCAGGTGATGGCCGAGGTCGGTAGCGGCGGCGGCGCGATGGCCGGCCTCGCCGCGACGCCCGAGGACGGCACCCGGCTCTGCGCGGGCCTGGACGTCGTCATCGCCGGCTACAACGGCCCCCGGCAGACGGTCGTCTCCGGCCCCGCCGCCGCCGTCGACGAGGTCTGCCGCCGGGCCGTCGCCGAGGGCGTCACCGCCACCCGGCTCAACGTCTCGCACGCCTTCCACTCCCCGCTGGTCGCACCCGCCGCCCACGCGATGGCCGAGCGGCTCGGGGAGTTCGACTTCGCCCGCCCCGTCCGCCCGGTCGCCTCCACCGTCACCGGCGCCCTGCTCGATCCGGCCGCCGACCTGCGGACCCTGCTGCGCGACCAGGTGGCCCGGCCGGTCCGCTTCCACGAGGCCGCGGCCGCCGCCACCGCCGACGCCGACCTGGTCGTCGAGGTCGGCCCCGGCCGGGTGCTCTCCGGCCTGCTCGCCGAGATCGCACCCGACCGGCCGGCTCTGGCCGTCGACACCGACAGCTCCTCCCTCGGCCCGCTGCTGCGCGTCGCCGCCGCCGCCTTCGTGCTCGGCTCGCCTGTCCGCGCCGCCGGTCTGTTCGAGGGACGGCTGGTCCGGCCGCTGCCGGCGGACGGCGCGATGACCTTCCTCGCCAGCCCGTGCGAGTCCGCCCCGGCCATCGACGCCGCCCGGCTCACGCCGGCCCGGCCCGCTGTCGAAGCCGCGACCGGGACCGCGACCGCGCCGGCCGAGGCGGGCGGCGAGTCCACCCTGGACCTGCTGCGCCGCCTCGCCGCCGAACGCGTCGAACTGCCGCTGGAGTCCGTCACCGCCGCCACCCACCCGATGGACGACCTGCACCTCAGCTCCATCACCGTCGGCCAGATCGTCAACGACGTCACCCGGGCCCTGGGCCTGCCCGCCCTGGAGGCCACCACCAGCTTCGCCACCGTCGGCCTCGGCGAACTGGCCGAGCTGATCGACCGGTTGGCGCAGACCGCCGAGGACGGCCCCGCCCCGGCGTCGGAGGTGCCCGGAGTCGCCCCCTGGGTCCGCCCGTTCGCCGTCGAGCACGTCGAGGCGGCCCTCCCCGCGCGAACCGCCGCCCCGGCCGCCGCCACCGGCAGCTGGACGGTGTACAGCACCCCCGGCCACCCGCTGGCCGAACCGCTGCGCACCGCTCTCGCCGAGGCCGGCATCGGCGACGGCGTCCTGCTCTGCCTTCCTGCCGAGTGCGGCGCGGGCGACACCGAGCTGTTCCTCGCCGCCGGACGCGCCGCGGCCACCGCCCCGGGCGGCACCCGGCTGGTCGTGGTCCAGCACCGCCTCGGCGCGACCGGCCTCGCCAAGACCCTCCACCTGGAACACCCGTCCGTCCCCACCACCGTCGTCGAACTGCCCGACCCGCTCGCCCCCGAGGCCGTCGGCCTGGTCGTCGCCGAGGCCGCGGCCACCACCGGCTTCACCGAGGTCCGCTACGGGCCCGACGGCCGCCGGACAGTACCAGTGCTGCGCCCGCTGACGCCCACGGAGGCCCCGGCGGGTGCGTCCCCGCTGGACGAGGCGGACGTCCTGCTGGTCACCGGCGGCGGCAAGGGCATCACCGCCGAGTGCGCCCTGGCCATGGCCCGGGACTCCGGCGCCGCCCTCGCCCTGATCGGCCGCGCGGACCCGGCCGAGGACGCCGAACTCGCCGCCAACCTCGCCCGGATGACCGCCGCCGGACTGCGCCTGCGCTACGAGCGCGCCGACGTCACCTCCGCGGCGCAGACCGCCGAGGCCGTCGAACGACTGGAGCACGCCCTCGGCCCGGTCACCGCCGTGCTCCACGGCGCCGGCCGCAACGAGCCCGCGGCCGTGACCTCACTGACCCCCGACGACTTCCGGCGCACCCTCGCCCCGAAGACCGACGGCCTGGCCGCCGTCCTCGACGCCGTCGCACCGGAGCGCCTCAAGCTCCTGATCACCTTCGGCTCCATCATCGGCCGCGCCGGCCTGCGCGGGGAGGCGCACTACGCCACCGCCAACGACTGGATGACCGAACTCACCCTCCGCTTCGCGGAGAAGCACCCGCAGGCCAGGGTGCTGGCGATCGAATGGTCCGTCTGGTCCGGCGCCGGCATGGGCGAACGGCTCGGTGTCGTCGAGGCGCTGATGCGCGAGGGCATCACCCCGATCTCCACCGAGGAGGGCATCCGGGTGCTCCGCGAGCTGCTCGCCGACCCCTCCGCCGGGCCCGTCCTGGTCGTCAGCGGACGCGCCGCGGGCCTGCCCACCCTCGCCCTGGAACAGCGCGACCTGCCCCTCGCCCGCTTCCTCGAACGCGTGGTCACGCACTACCCGGGCGTCGAACTGGTCACCGAGGCCGAGCTGAGCGAGGGCAGCGACCCGTACCTGACCGACCACCAGCTCGACGGCGACCTGCTCTTCCCCGCCGTCCTCGGCATGGAGGCGATGGCCCAGGCCGCGGCCGCCGTCAGCGGGCACCAGGGGCCGCCGATGCTGGAGGCCGTCGAGTTCCTGCGGCCCATCGCCGTCCGGCCCGGAGGCTCGACCACCCTGCGCACCGCCGCCCTCGTCCAGGACACCGGCACCGTCGACGTCGTCCTGCGCACCTCGGACACCGGCTTCGCCGCCGACCACTTCCGGGCCCGCCTGCGCTACCTCCGCCCCGCCCTGCCCGACAGCCCCCGGCCCGCCGCCCTCGACCTGCCCGCCGTCCCCGTCGACCCGGTGACCGAGCTGTACGGCAGCGTCCTGTTCCAGGGCAAGCGCTTCCAGCGCCTGCTCGACTACCGCAGGGCCGGCGCCCGGCACGCCGTCGCCGAGGTCTCCACCACCACGCCCGCCCCCTGGTTCGCGGCCTACCTCCCGCAGGAGCAGCTGCTCGCCGACCCGGGCACCCGCGACACGATGATGCACGCCATCCAGTGCTGCGTCCCCGACGCCACCCTGCTGCCGCGCGGCATCGAGCGGCTCCACCTCGCCGAACGGGCCGACCAGGACTCCGAGTTCATCGTCCTCGACGCCCGCGAACGCTCCCAGGACGGCGACACCTACGTCTACGACGTCGACGTCCGCACCCCGGACGGCCGGGTCGTCGAACGCTGGGAGGGGCTGGCCCTGGTCGCCGTCCGCAAGCGCGACGGCGCCGGGCCGTGGGTCCCCGCGATGCTCGGCTCCTACCTGGAACGCGGCCTGGAGCGCGTCCTCGGCGGCAGCCGCGCCGTCGTGGTCGAGGCCGCGGGCGCCGAAGCCGACCGGCGGGCCCGCACCGCCGACGCCGTCGCCCGGGCCCTCGGCGCACCCGCCGAACTGCGCCACCGCCCGGACGGTCGGCCCGAACTCGACGGCCACACCGTCTCCGCCGCGCACAGCGACGGGCTGACCCTCGCCGTGGTCGGGCAGGGCCGTCTCGCCTGCGACGCCGAGACGGTCCGCCCGCGCCGGGCCGAGGACTGGGCCGCACTCCTCGGCGAGGCCCAACTCCCCGTCCGCGACCTGCTGGTGGCCGAGGCCGGCGACGACCCGGCGGTGGCGGCCACCCGGGTCTGGTGCGCCCTGGAGTGCCTGCGCAAGTCCGCCGCCACCGGCCAGGCCCTCGCCCTCGACCGGGTCGACGGCTCCGGCTGGGCGGTGCTCTCCGCCGGCGACGCGGCGATCGCCACCTGGGTGACCACCGTCACCGACCGCGAGGACCCGGTGGTCTTCGCCTTCCTCGCCGGCAAGGAGCGGTGA